From one Lasioglossum baleicum chromosome 11, iyLasBale1, whole genome shotgun sequence genomic stretch:
- the LOC143213353 gene encoding uncharacterized protein LOC143213353 isoform X2 produces MRVKTVPRQRILHGSNHVEPVSVVIVGKSDRLSNNQNGKVKLEGARYPFDAKDDSYELKQSDESVESDEGRKEAMNYSTEALDMTIQRKLNSSQKDLPNGHFIVGPSSIEHSKLSIKEEPEETTVSDDNNNVLPSRPLLAKLLEDSKPCISDSASPTEAVNLCKKDHQDEDLSNLNTISSGKLKDTFLYKIMTDPTFLETIQKHKQPRKYSCQFCKQEFANEEELDDHMDIKKDESNQVICCACKKTFAQKRYLRYHQRCHSERTKFTCDICTKKYTRLDNLARHNAFHVNPDKFACTYCEKTFARKDLLNKHLKCHDNKHRFFCQECQKYFMGALALDSHKRINHAASVIRSGRDSLP; encoded by the exons ATGAGAGTGAAGACAGTGCCACGACAGCGAATACTTCACGGTAGCAACCACGTCGAGCCAGTGTCGGTCGTAATTGTTGGGAAATCGGACAGATTATCGAATAATCAAAATGGAAAAGTGAAACTGGAAGGTGCACGATACCCGTTCGATGCCAAAGATGATAGTTATGAGTTGAAACAATCAGACGAATCTGTTGAAAGCGATGAGGGGAGGAAAGAAGCTATGAATTATTCGACGGAAGCATTGGACATGACGATTCAACGGAAG CTTAACTCGTCGCAGAAAGATTTACCAAACGGACACTTCATAGTTGGTCCATCGAGCATCGAGcactcaaaattatcaattaaagAAGAGCCAGAGGAAACGACTGTCAGCGATGACAATAACAAT GTGCTGCCATCAAGACCACTCCTAGCTAAACTCCTAGAGGACTCAAAACCCTGCATTAGTGACAGCGCCAGTCCAACAGAAGCTGTGAATCTTTGCAAAAAGGATCACCAGGACGAAGATCTATCGAACCTCAACACCATATCCAGTGGAAAACTCAAGGACACGTTCCTCTACAAAATCATGACTGATCCGACCTTCCTGGAGACCATTCAGAAGCACAAGCAGCCTAGGAAGTACTCGTGCCAGTTCTGCAAGCAGGAGTTTGCAAACGAAGAGGAGCTAGATGATCACATGGACATAAAGAAGGACGAATCAAACCAAGTAATCTGCTGTGCTTGCAAGAAGACATTCGCGCAGAAACGGTACCTGAGATATCATCAGAGGTGTCATTCCGAGAGGACCAAATTCACTTGCGACATCTGTACTAAGAAGTACACCAGGTTGGACAATTTGGCTAGGCACAATGCATTTCACGTAAATCCTGACAAGTTCGCCTGCACTTATTGCGAGAAGACATTCGCCAGAAAGGACCTGCTGAACAAGCACTTGAAGTGTCATGATAACAAGCATCGATTCTTCTGCCAGGAGTGCCAAAAGTATTTCATGGGGGCGTTAGCGTTGGACAGTCACAAGAGAATAAATCACGCTGCAAGTGTGATCCGTTCCGGAAGAGACAGTCTGCCTTGA
- the LOC143213353 gene encoding uncharacterized protein LOC143213353 isoform X1 yields the protein MRVKTVPRQRILHGSNHVEPVSVVIVGKSDRLSNNQNGKVKLEGARYPFDAKDDSYELKQSDESVESDEGRKEAMNYSTEALDMTIQRKLNSSQKDLPNGHFIVGPSSIEHSKLSIKEEPEETTVSDDNNNVKNATYNYTLYFCMTYSNSFITMIQVLPSRPLLAKLLEDSKPCISDSASPTEAVNLCKKDHQDEDLSNLNTISSGKLKDTFLYKIMTDPTFLETIQKHKQPRKYSCQFCKQEFANEEELDDHMDIKKDESNQVICCACKKTFAQKRYLRYHQRCHSERTKFTCDICTKKYTRLDNLARHNAFHVNPDKFACTYCEKTFARKDLLNKHLKCHDNKHRFFCQECQKYFMGALALDSHKRINHAASVIRSGRDSLP from the exons ATGAGAGTGAAGACAGTGCCACGACAGCGAATACTTCACGGTAGCAACCACGTCGAGCCAGTGTCGGTCGTAATTGTTGGGAAATCGGACAGATTATCGAATAATCAAAATGGAAAAGTGAAACTGGAAGGTGCACGATACCCGTTCGATGCCAAAGATGATAGTTATGAGTTGAAACAATCAGACGAATCTGTTGAAAGCGATGAGGGGAGGAAAGAAGCTATGAATTATTCGACGGAAGCATTGGACATGACGATTCAACGGAAG CTTAACTCGTCGCAGAAAGATTTACCAAACGGACACTTCATAGTTGGTCCATCGAGCATCGAGcactcaaaattatcaattaaagAAGAGCCAGAGGAAACGACTGTCAGCGATGACAATAACAATGTAAAGAATGCCACATATAACTACacattatatttttgtatgaCTTATTCTAACTCATTCATTACTATGATCCAGGTGCTGCCATCAAGACCACTCCTAGCTAAACTCCTAGAGGACTCAAAACCCTGCATTAGTGACAGCGCCAGTCCAACAGAAGCTGTGAATCTTTGCAAAAAGGATCACCAGGACGAAGATCTATCGAACCTCAACACCATATCCAGTGGAAAACTCAAGGACACGTTCCTCTACAAAATCATGACTGATCCGACCTTCCTGGAGACCATTCAGAAGCACAAGCAGCCTAGGAAGTACTCGTGCCAGTTCTGCAAGCAGGAGTTTGCAAACGAAGAGGAGCTAGATGATCACATGGACATAAAGAAGGACGAATCAAACCAAGTAATCTGCTGTGCTTGCAAGAAGACATTCGCGCAGAAACGGTACCTGAGATATCATCAGAGGTGTCATTCCGAGAGGACCAAATTCACTTGCGACATCTGTACTAAGAAGTACACCAGGTTGGACAATTTGGCTAGGCACAATGCATTTCACGTAAATCCTGACAAGTTCGCCTGCACTTATTGCGAGAAGACATTCGCCAGAAAGGACCTGCTGAACAAGCACTTGAAGTGTCATGATAACAAGCATCGATTCTTCTGCCAGGAGTGCCAAAAGTATTTCATGGGGGCGTTAGCGTTGGACAGTCACAAGAGAATAAATCACGCTGCAAGTGTGATCCGTTCCGGAAGAGACAGTCTGCCTTGA